One window from the genome of Sebastes umbrosus isolate fSebUmb1 chromosome 12, fSebUmb1.pri, whole genome shotgun sequence encodes:
- the copa gene encoding coatomer subunit alpha, with product MLTKFETKSARVKGLSFHPKRPWVLASLHNGVIQLWDYRMCTLIDKFDEHDGPVRGIDFHKQQPLFVSGGDDYKIKVWNYKLRRCLFTLLGHLDYIRTTFFHHEYPWILSASDDQTIRIWNWQSRTCVCVLTGHNHYVMCAQFHPAEDLVVSASLDQTVRVWDISGLRKKNLSPGAVETEVRGISGVDLFGASDAVVKHVLEGHDRGVNWAAFHPTMPLIVSGADDRQVKIWRMNESKAWELDTCRGHYNNVSCAVFHPRQELILSNSEDKSIRVWDMSKRTGVQTFRRDHDRFWVLGAHPNLNLFAAGHDSGMIVFKLERERPAYAVHGNMLYYVKDRFLRQLDFNSSKDTAVMQLRSGSKFPVFSMSYNPAENAVLLCTRATNLENSTYDLYSIPKESDSQNPDAPEGKRSSGLTAVWVARNRFAVLDRMHSLLIKNLKNEIVKKVQVPSCEEIFYAGTGSLLLRDADGVTLFDVQQKRSLATVKIAKVKYVVWSADTSHVALLAKHAIMICNRKLESLCNIHENIRVKSGAWDESGVFIYTTSNHIKYALTSGDHGIIRTLDLPIYVTRVRGNSVYCLDRECRPRVLTIDPTEYRFKLALVNRKYDEVLHMVRNAKLVGQSIIAYLQKKGYPEVALHFVKDEKTRFSLALECGNIEVALEAAKALDERSCWERLGEAALLQGHHQVVEMCYQRTKNFDKLTFLYLITGNLAKLRKMMKIAEIRKDMSGHYQAALYLGDVSERVRILKNCGQKSLAYLTAATHGLDEEAEALKETFDPEKETVPEVDPNAQLLQPSPPINPLDTNWPLLTVSKGFFEGAIAAKGKAGQMAADVDMEAPGGEGWGDDAELQLDEDGFMDAQEGLGEDGAMKEEGGGWEVEEDLDLPPELDMPAGAGGGAEDGFFVPPTKGMSPTQTWCNNSQLPVDHVLAGSFETAMRLLHDQVGVVSFEPYKSLFMQTLSRGRTCYLGLPSLPCLRGHPQRNWKDCGAKQGLPAVGLRLSDLIARLQQCYQLTTSGRFEEAVERFRVILLSVPLLVVDNKQEIAEAQQLITICREYIVGLTMETERKKLPKDTLDQQKRLCEMAAYFTHCNLQPVHMVLVLRTALNLFFKLRNFKTAASFARRLLELGPKPDVAQQTRKILAACEKTLTDAHQLNYDPHNPFDLCAASFVPLYRGRPVEKCPLSGACYCPTYKSQICRVTQATEIGKDVIGLRVSPLQFR from the exons ATGTTAACTAAGTTTGAGACGAAGTCGGCCCGTGTGAAAG gCCTGAGTTTCCATCCCAAGAGGCCATGGGTTCTTGCAAGTTTGCACAACGGAGTCATCCAGCTGTGGGACTATCGGATGTGCACACTGATAGACAAGTTTGACGAGCATGATG GACCCGTGAGAGGAATTGACTTCCACAAACAGCagcctctgtttgtgtctggaGGAGATGACTACAAAATCAAG GTGTGGAACTACAAACTGAGACGCTGCCTCTTCACTCTCCTTGGACACCTCGACTACATCAGAACCACCTTCTTCCACCAT GAGTACCCCTGGATTCTGAGCGCTTCAGATGACCAGACTATTCGCATCTGGAACTGGCAGTCCAGGACTTGCGTCTG TGTGCTGACTGGCCATAATCACTATGTGATGTGCGCCCAGTTCCACCCGGCTGAGGACCTTGTGGTGTCGGCCAGTCTGGACCAGACCGTGCGCGTGTGGGATATTTCCG GTCTGAGGAAGAAGAACCTGTCTCCAGGCGCCGTGGAGACGGAGGTGCGCGGCATCTCTGGCGTTGACTTGTTCGGTGCCTCGGATGCTGTTGTCAAGCATGTCCTTGAG GGTCACGACCGGGGGGTCAACTGGGCTGCCTTTCACCCCACCATGCCTCTCATTGTGTCTGGAGCCGACGACAGGCAGGTCAAGATCTGGAGAATGAATG AATCCAAGGCCTGGGAGCTGGATACGTGCCGCGGTCACTACAACAACGTGTCCTGCGCCGTCTTCCACCCGCGCCAGGAGCTCATCCTGTCCAACTCTGAGGACAAGAGCATCCGGGTGTGGGACATGTCCAAGAGGACCGGAGTGCAGACCTTTCGCCGGGACCACGATCGCTTCTGGGTGCTGGGGGCTCACCCAAACCTTAACCTGTTCGCTGCTG gTCATGACAGCGGCATGATTGTGTTCAAGCTGGAGCGTGAGCGCCCGGCATACGCCGTACACGGCAACATGCTGTACTACGTCAAGGACCGTTTCCTCCGCCAGCTGGACTTCAACAGCAGCAAGGACACTGCTGTCATGCAGCTACGCAG TGGGTCTAAGTTCCCGGTGTTCAGCATGTCTTACAACCCTGCTGAGAACGCTGTCCTGCTCTGCACT AGGGCGACCAACCTGGAGAACAGCACCTATGACCTGTACTCTATTCCCAAAGAAAGCGACTCTCAGAACCCTGATG caCCGGAAGGGAAGAGGTCCTCTGGTCTGACTGCAGTCTGGGTGGCCAGGAACAGGTTTGCCGTCCTGGACCGTATGCACTCT CTGCTGATCAAGAACCTGAAGAATGAAATTGTGAAGAAAGTTCAGGTGCCGAGCTGCGAGGAAATCTTCTACGCCGGGACAGGCTCGCTGCTGCTGCGCGATGCCGATGGCGTCACGCTGTTCGACGTGCAGCAGAAACGCTCTCTGGCCACCGTTAAGATCGCCAAGGTCAAGTACGTGGTGTGGAGTGCTGACACCAGCCACGTGGCTCTGCTGGCTAAACACG CCATCATGATCTGCAACCGTAAGCTGGAGAGTCTGTGCAACATTCACGAGAACATCAGAGTGAAGAGTGGAGCCTGGGACGAGAGTGGAGTCTTCATCTACACCACCTCCAACCACATCAAATACGCCCTCACCTCTGG TGATCATGGCATCATCAGGACCCTGGACCTGCCCATCTATGTGACCCGTGTGAGAGGGAACAGCGTTTACTGCCTGGACAGGGAGTGCAGGCCGCGCGTCCTCACCATCGACCCCACAGAGTACCGCTTCAAACTGGCCCTGGTCAACCGCAAATATGATGAG GTGCTCCACATGGTGCGTAATGCCAAGTTGGTGGGCCAGTCCATCATTGCCTACCTGCAGAAGAAGGGCTACCCTGAGGTGGCGCTGCACTTTGTCAAAGATGAGAAGACACGCTTCAGTCTGGCTTTGGAGTGTGGAAACAtcgag GTGGCTCTGGAGGCAGCCAAGGCCCTGGATGAGCGCAGCTGCTGGGAGCGTCTGGGTGAAGCAGCACTGCTGCAGGGTCACCACCAGGTCGTGGAGATGTGCTACCAGAGGACCAAGAACTTTGACAAGCTCACCTTCCTCTACCTCATCACTGGCAACCTGGCCAAGCTGCGCAAGATGATGAAGATCG CTGAGATCAGGAAGGACATGAGTGGTCACTACCAAGCAGCTCTCTACCTGGGAGATGTCAGTGAGAGGGTCCGCATCCTGAAGAACTGTGGACAGA AGTCTCTGGCCTACCTGACTGCAGCCACTCATGGGCTGGATGAAGAGGCTGAGGCACTAAAGGAGACCTTTGACCCAGAAAAGGAGACG GTGCCAGAGGTTGATCCCAATGcacagctgctgcagccttCTCCCCCCATCAACCCTCTGGACACCAACTGGCCTCTGCTCACTGTATCAAAGGGCTTCTTCGAGGGAGCCATTGCAGCGAAGG GGAAGGCAGGTCAGATGGCTGCCGACGTGGACATGGAGGCCCCAGGAGGCGAGGGCTGGGGAGACGATGCTGAGCTCCAGCTAGATGAAG ATGGCTTCATGGATGCCCAGGAAGGATTAGGGGAAGACGGGGCCAtgaaagaggagggaggaggctgggaggtggaggaagaccTGGACCTTCCTCCAGAACTG GACATGCCGGCTGGTGCAGGTGGAGGAGCAGAAGACGGCTTCTTCGTCCCACCGACCAAGGGCATGAGTCCCACACAGACGTGGTGCAACAACTCTCAGCTGCCGGTAGACCACGTCCTGGCTGGCTCTTTCGAAACTGCTATGAGA TTGCTCCACGACCAGGTAGGAGTTGTGAGTTTCGAGCCCTACAAGTCGCTGTTCATGCAGACACTGTCCAGAGGCCGCACCTGTTACCTGGGGCTGCCTTCCCTGCCCTGTCTCCGTGGCCATCCGCAGAGAAACTGGAAG GACTGTGGTGCAAAGCAAGGACTGCCTGCTGTGGGCCTGCGCCTCTCCGACCTCATCGCCCGCCTGCAGCAGTGCTACCAGCTGACTACGTCCGGGCGGTTTGAGGAAGCTGTCGAGCGCTTCAGAGTCATCCTGCTGTCTGTACCTCTGCTGGTGGTTGATAACAAGCAGGAGATTGCAGAG gctcAGCAGCTGATCACAATTTGCAGAGAGTACATCGTGGGTCTGACCAtggagacggagaggaagaaGCTGCCTAAAGACACGCTGGACCAGCAGAAGAGGCTGTGTGAG ATGGCTGCTTATTTCACCCACTGTAATCTCCAGCCGGTCCACATGGTGCTGGTGTTGCGCACAGCTCTGAACCTCTTCTTCAAACTGCGTAACTTCAAGACGGCTGCCAGCTTTGCCCGTCGCCTGCTCGAGCTGGGGCCCAAGCCGGATGTCGCACAGCAG ACCCGCAAGATTTTGGCAGCCTGTGAGAAGACCCTGACAGACGCCCACCAGTTGAACTACGACCCCCACAATCCATTCGACCTGTGCGCTGCCTCCTTCGTTCCTCTGTACCGTGGACGTCCTGTTGAGAAGTGCCCTCTGTCTGGAGCCTGCTACTGCCCTACGTACAAAAGCCAGATCTGCAGGGTCACACAG GCGACTGAGATTGGCAAAGATGTGATCGGTCTGCGTGTGAGTCCACTTCAGTTCCGttaa